A segment of the Candidatus Methylomirabilota bacterium genome:
CTCGGGAGCCTCGCCGCCGGCGCCACGGCCACCGTCACGATCGTCGTCACCCCCACGGCGGCGGGGACGATCAGCAACACGGCGACGGTGGCGGCCAACGAGACCGATCCCAATCCGGCCGACAACACCGCCACCGCGACCACGACGGTGTTGGCCGTGGCTGACCTCAGCCTGGCCAAGTCCGACTCGCCGGATCCCGTCACCGTGGGTGCCGCGCTGACCTACACGCTGACGGTCACGAACCTGGGTCCGGCCTCCGCAACCAGTGTGACCCTCACCGACGTCCTGCCGTCCACCGTCACCTTTGGCTCCGCCACGCCGAGCCAGGGGAGCTGTAGCGGGACCACCACGGTGACCTGCTCACTCGGGAGCCTCGCCGCGGGCGCCACGGCCACTGTCACGATCGTCGTCACGCCCACGGCAGCGGGGACGATCACCAATACCGCGACTGTAACGTCCGCCGAGTCCGACTCCAATTCGGCCAACAACACGGCGACGGCCACGACCACGGTCAGTAGTCCACCTCCTCCGCCGCCCCCGCCGCCTCCGCCGCCCCCGCCGCCTCCACCCCCTCCACCGCCGCCTGACGTCACGCTGTCGGTGGCCAAGACCGGGACCGGCGGCGGAAGGGTAACGAGCTCGCCGGCCGGGATCGACTGCGGCGGGACCTGCTCGGCGCGGTTCCGCCGGGACTCCACGGTGAACCTGATGGCGACCGCGGACGCCACCAGCCGGTTCGTGGAATGGCGCGGTGCCTGTGGCGGCGCCGGGGCGTGCATGGTGACCATGACCGGAGATAGGTCGGTCACCGCCGTCTTCGCGGCGGTGACCGTCGACCTGACCCTCGGAAAGGCGGGAGTGGGCCGCGGGACGGTGAGCACGCCGGATCTCGGGGAGTGCGGCGCGACGTGTCGCCGCCTCGTGTTCCGCCTGCGGATCGGCTCGTCGGTGCGGCTCACGGCCACGGCGGCCCCTGGCAGCCTCTTCGGGGAATGGCGCGGAGGCGGCTGCGGGGGGTCGGGGGACTGTACGCTCACCGTGCGGGAAGACACCGCCGTCGACGCGGTCTTCGGCCTTCAGACCGCGATTGCGACCGGGCCCGGGCCAGGGAGAGCGACGCACATCCGAGGATTCGATTCCGCCGGCCTGCCCTCCAAGACGGAGTTCTTGGCGTACGACCTGTCGTTCACCGGAGGAGTCTTCGTAGCGCGGGGCGATGTGGACGGAGACGGCCGGTTCGACATCATCACGGGCGCGGGCCCGGGCAGCCAGGGCCCACTGGTCCGAGCATTCCGTGACGACGGCACGGATCTCAGGGTGCAGTTCTTCGCCTATCGTCCGACATTCCGGGGCGGGGTGCGGGTGGCCGCCGGGAATGTGACCGGCAATGGGCCGGCGCAGATCATCACCGCCCCAGGGCCGGGCCACCCGCCGCAGGTGCGGGTCTTCGGCGTCAGGGGGAGGACTGCCGTGCCGCTGCTCAGCTTCCTGGCCGCGCCGGCGACGTTCACCCGAGGGTTGTTTGTAACGGCGGCCGATGTGGATGGCGACGGGCGGGTCGAGATCATCACGGGCCAGGATGCCGGAGGCGCGCCCGTCGTGCGGGTATGGAAAGTCGTGAGGACGACCGAGGAGCGGTGGACCGCCCGGGAGGTGGCGCGTTTCCTGGCCTTCGCCCAGGGCTTCCGG
Coding sequences within it:
- a CDS encoding SBBP repeat-containing protein; protein product: YLGGTGNDSTRAVTVDSSGNVYVTGRSTSTDFPMVNAIYPTNAGGDDVIVLMLTPAGSGASDLVWSTYVGGTANDDGGKSIAVDASGDVYVTGTTSSSGFPTTAGAFQTGYGGGDDAFVLKIGAPPSADLALTKLDSPDPVTAGSSLTYTLTVANSGPSAATGVTLTDTLPPTVTFVSATPSQGSCSGTTTVTCSLGSLAAGATATVTIVVTPTAAGTISNTATVAANETDPNPADNTATATTTVLAVADLSLAKSDSPDPVTVGAALTYTLTVTNLGPASATSVTLTDVLPSTVTFGSATPSQGSCSGTTTVTCSLGSLAAGATATVTIVVTPTAAGTITNTATVTSAESDSNSANNTATATTTVSSPPPPPPPPPPPPPPPPPPPPPPDVTLSVAKTGTGGGRVTSSPAGIDCGGTCSARFRRDSTVNLMATADATSRFVEWRGACGGAGACMVTMTGDRSVTAVFAAVTVDLTLGKAGVGRGTVSTPDLGECGATCRRLVFRLRIGSSVRLTATAAPGSLFGEWRGGGCGGSGDCTLTVREDTAVDAVFGLQTAIATGPGPGRATHIRGFDSAGLPSKTEFLAYDLSFTGGVFVARGDVDGDGRFDIITGAGPGSQGPLVRAFRDDGTDLRVQFFAYRPTFRGGVRVAAGNVTGNGPAQIITAPGPGHPPQVRVFGVRGRTAVPLLSFLAAPATFTRGLFVTAADVDGDGRVEIITGQDAGGAPVVRVWKVVRTTEERWTAREVARFLAFAQGFRGGVRVAAADVDGDGRADIVTGAGPGGDPRVRVFKVTGAAVRPLLSFLPYPSTFTGGVFVAAGRLGAGGAAIIVGPGPEFGPHIRVFSPGLRELASFFAYDPAFRGEVHVGAVP